Proteins from a single region of Chitinibacter bivalviorum:
- a CDS encoding DUF1513 domain-containing protein yields MINRRHFLQLSALATWPRHAVAGKAGTTSDQAVPTLLSASWSDEVMSAGMISGETYQPIALPGRGHGIVALPASGEAIVVSRRLGSWLAKINWQRGEVVQLREAEFDRHYFGHAILTPDGKTLITTENNDDSSQGLLGIYDVANLKRIAELPTWGIGPHEMIWLVPGKILAIANGGVLTLPETGRAKINRGQMNPSLVLLEWPSGKKLAEYVLEDKALSIRHLARSHDGTIGIALQAEYAKAEQHLNAPLLALLKPNADQLQLAAQAPALQGYGASIAAVHDAQLGSQFLISALRGNQLARWQSDGTPLASLNLLRPAGIASDGKQAWISSETGVLAHYQMGGDTLTMCPMQGTPRWDNHLVLVKN; encoded by the coding sequence ATGATCAATCGGCGTCATTTTCTGCAGCTCAGTGCCTTGGCGACGTGGCCGCGGCATGCGGTGGCGGGCAAGGCGGGGACTACATCTGATCAGGCTGTGCCGACTTTGCTTAGCGCCAGTTGGTCGGACGAGGTGATGTCGGCGGGCATGATCTCGGGCGAGACGTATCAGCCGATTGCTTTGCCAGGGCGTGGGCATGGCATTGTTGCCTTGCCTGCGAGTGGCGAAGCCATCGTCGTGAGCCGCCGTCTGGGCTCGTGGCTGGCGAAAATCAATTGGCAACGTGGTGAGGTGGTGCAATTGCGCGAGGCCGAATTCGATCGCCATTACTTCGGCCACGCGATATTAACGCCCGATGGCAAAACGCTAATCACGACCGAAAACAACGACGACAGCAGCCAAGGCTTGCTCGGCATCTATGATGTGGCCAATCTCAAGCGTATTGCCGAATTACCCACTTGGGGTATTGGTCCGCATGAAATGATCTGGCTAGTTCCTGGCAAGATACTGGCCATTGCTAATGGTGGGGTTTTGACCTTGCCCGAAACGGGTCGCGCCAAAATCAATCGCGGGCAAATGAATCCCTCGCTGGTGCTGCTGGAATGGCCCAGCGGGAAGAAATTGGCCGAATACGTATTGGAAGACAAAGCGCTCAGCATTCGGCACCTGGCGCGCAGTCACGATGGCACGATCGGCATCGCGCTGCAGGCCGAATACGCCAAGGCTGAGCAGCATCTCAACGCCCCCTTGCTGGCCCTGCTCAAACCCAATGCCGATCAATTACAGCTCGCCGCGCAAGCTCCTGCGCTGCAAGGGTATGGTGCCAGTATTGCCGCCGTGCACGATGCGCAATTGGGCTCGCAATTTTTGATCAGCGCTTTGCGCGGCAATCAGCTGGCGCGCTGGCAAAGCGACGGTACACCGTTGGCTAGCCTCAATCTGCTCCGCCCAGCAGGGATCGCCAGCGATGGTAAGCAGGCGTGGATCAGCAGCGAAACTGGTGTGTTGGCGCATTATCAAATGGGGGGCGATACCCTCACAATGTGCCCCATGCAGGGCACGCCGCGCTGGGATAATCACCTGGTACTCGTAAAAAATTAA
- a CDS encoding imelysin family protein, with protein sequence MMRQFALSAVFSALLAVPALAADPVEISKAPVPDVAWAQSWLKDGYLSRYTALNHAADELALASKNLCQKLDAAELKNARAAWLSASQAWRAMDGAPAGPMVLARLGRNIDFRPVRVADVEAAIAGGEGNVAARGLPTIEYLLWGDAQPAGVLASLKAPPRCDYLVKISQWVAQETHALDEGWRVYNTELGAENPFFRQNLFSEHVNLMIASLTSLIKRIPTGTGIKPEQYIEWRSGSSKAQILAQYAGFSRAMGGLNQWLSKDGHAELAAAMKADMLAAQKTCQLLPDDLSQSSAKARQDCSKALTQVKHRLQNDIAEQWDLTLGFTEGDGD encoded by the coding sequence ATGATGCGTCAATTTGCATTAAGTGCCGTTTTCTCGGCTTTGCTCGCTGTGCCGGCTTTGGCCGCAGACCCGGTCGAGATCAGCAAAGCGCCCGTGCCCGATGTGGCTTGGGCGCAATCTTGGCTTAAAGACGGTTATCTGAGCCGTTATACCGCACTGAATCACGCTGCAGACGAGTTGGCGCTGGCGAGTAAAAACCTGTGCCAAAAACTCGATGCTGCCGAGTTGAAAAATGCGCGTGCAGCGTGGCTGAGTGCGAGTCAGGCATGGCGCGCGATGGATGGCGCACCCGCAGGGCCGATGGTGCTGGCACGTTTGGGGCGCAATATTGATTTTCGCCCTGTGCGTGTGGCGGATGTCGAGGCCGCGATCGCAGGGGGCGAGGGCAATGTCGCCGCGCGTGGCTTGCCCACGATCGAGTATTTACTCTGGGGCGATGCGCAGCCTGCGGGTGTGTTGGCAAGCTTGAAAGCGCCGCCGCGTTGCGATTATCTGGTCAAAATCAGTCAATGGGTCGCGCAGGAAACACACGCGCTGGACGAAGGTTGGCGGGTGTATAACACCGAGTTGGGCGCTGAAAACCCGTTTTTCCGCCAGAACTTGTTCTCTGAACATGTGAACTTGATGATCGCCAGCCTGACTAGCCTGATCAAACGGATTCCAACGGGCACGGGGATCAAGCCCGAGCAATATATCGAGTGGCGCAGTGGCAGCAGCAAGGCGCAGATTCTGGCGCAATACGCCGGTTTTAGCCGCGCGATGGGCGGCTTAAATCAATGGTTGAGCAAAGACGGTCACGCCGAGCTGGCCGCCGCGATGAAAGCCGACATGCTGGCGGCGCAAAAGACTTGCCAGCTTTTGCCCGACGATCTGAGCCAAAGTAGCGCCAAGGCGCGACAAGATTGCAGCAAGGCGCTCACGCAAGTGAAGCATCGCTTGCAAAACGACATCGCCGAGCAATGGGATCTGACCTTGGGCTTTACCGAAGGCGACGGCGACTGA
- a CDS encoding di-heme oxidoreductase family protein yields MLHRFSLPLLACLIAGGVLAYESTAVLALLEQAELLPGGEAGTTDDHGKNAFSLPMPALTDDEVTQFEIGNAFFTKPWVEAPSSTTARDGLGPHFIAQSCGACHTLDGRGAPPDFANGIQQEQPMALLIRLSIPGQKPDPVYGGQFNNRAIPHVKPEGQVQIQYREIKGQFADGTPYSLQSPTYKLDHLGYGPLHKDIMLSPRIAPQMIGLGLLEAIPERDILANAERQRAEGRGIAGTPNYVPDAFAGKDMLGRFGWKANVATIAHQSAGAFLGDMGITSRVNPHEECTAKQKDCLKAPSGGKPEISDKNLEQVIFYSRTLAVPTRRDADSANVLRGKQLFKDANCVSCHTPSYKTGEFAPVPQLANQTIYPYTDLLLHDMGEGLADGRPDGRANGRQWKTPPLWGLGLVPTVNGHSRYLHDGRARSLMEAVLWHGGEAEASKQAVLKLNASDRANLEQFLKSL; encoded by the coding sequence ATGCTGCACCGATTTTCCCTCCCTCTGCTGGCCTGCTTGATCGCGGGTGGCGTGCTGGCCTATGAAAGTACGGCGGTATTAGCCCTGCTTGAGCAAGCTGAATTACTACCCGGCGGCGAAGCGGGTACGACTGATGATCACGGTAAAAATGCTTTTTCGCTGCCCATGCCAGCACTAACCGACGATGAAGTGACGCAATTTGAAATCGGTAATGCCTTCTTCACCAAGCCTTGGGTGGAAGCGCCGTCATCGACGACCGCGCGCGATGGCCTTGGGCCGCATTTTATTGCGCAATCCTGTGGCGCTTGCCATACGCTGGACGGGCGTGGCGCGCCGCCCGATTTTGCCAATGGCATTCAGCAAGAGCAGCCGATGGCTTTGTTGATTCGACTGTCTATTCCCGGTCAGAAGCCCGACCCAGTCTACGGCGGGCAGTTTAATAATCGCGCGATTCCGCATGTAAAGCCCGAAGGTCAGGTGCAAATTCAATATCGTGAAATCAAAGGCCAATTTGCCGATGGCACGCCCTATAGTTTGCAGTCGCCAACGTACAAACTCGATCATTTAGGTTATGGGCCGCTGCATAAAGACATTATGCTCTCCCCCCGTATTGCGCCACAGATGATTGGCTTAGGGCTTTTAGAGGCAATACCCGAGAGGGATATTCTGGCGAATGCCGAGCGGCAGCGCGCTGAAGGGCGTGGTATCGCAGGCACGCCCAATTATGTGCCCGATGCCTTTGCCGGCAAGGACATGCTCGGGCGCTTTGGCTGGAAGGCCAATGTGGCCACAATTGCGCATCAAAGCGCGGGGGCGTTTCTGGGCGATATGGGGATTACCTCGCGGGTAAATCCGCATGAGGAATGCACCGCCAAGCAGAAAGACTGCTTAAAAGCTCCGTCGGGCGGCAAGCCGGAAATCTCCGATAAAAATCTGGAGCAGGTGATTTTCTATTCCCGTACGCTGGCCGTGCCGACCCGCCGCGATGCCGACTCGGCCAATGTACTGCGCGGTAAGCAGCTATTTAAAGACGCCAATTGCGTCAGTTGCCACACGCCGAGCTATAAAACCGGCGAATTTGCACCTGTGCCGCAATTGGCCAATCAAACCATTTATCCTTATACCGATTTGCTGCTGCATGATATGGGCGAAGGTCTGGCCGACGGTCGCCCAGATGGTCGCGCCAATGGTCGCCAGTGGAAAACGCCGCCGCTATGGGGCTTGGGGCTGGTGCCGACGGTCAATGGCCACAGCCGCTATCTGCACGATGGCCGCGCGCGTAGCCTGATGGAGGCAGTGTTGTGGCATGGCGGCGAGGCTGAGGCGAGCAAGCAGGCGGTGCTCAAGCTCAACGCCAGCGATCGCGCGAATCTGGAACAATTTTTGAAATCCCTGTAA
- a CDS encoding imelysin family protein — MKKLSLALLCAGMLWNGAVNAAEVSKQQVLDQYANVVLANYQDSSASARDMQSKIDAFLAKPTTESLKAAQAAWIEAREWYGQTEAFRFYAGPIDDDAGLEGFINAWPLDEVYIDYVKGKPKGGIINNPKVAITEKQLRGLNERGGEQNIATGWHAIEFLLWGQDLSKDSAGQRPYTDYTTAPNAERRAQYLKLVTQMLVDDLARVEQQWQASGNNYRAKFVKGDLDSIKKIFTGMGTLSRGELAGQRMEVALDTQNQEDEHSCFSDNTHRDIVTDAKGIQNAWEGRYVRRSGEVLEGASLKQLVAQKNAEIAQQTSSDIDNSVKLAEAIQAPFDREIVGKKDAPGRKRVQATVESLKAQSKDLVNAAKELGIKRLNTGV, encoded by the coding sequence ATGAAAAAGCTAAGCTTGGCGCTGCTCTGCGCGGGAATGCTATGGAATGGCGCGGTCAACGCCGCCGAAGTGAGCAAACAGCAGGTATTGGATCAATACGCCAATGTAGTATTGGCCAATTATCAAGACAGCAGCGCCAGCGCGCGTGATATGCAAAGCAAGATCGATGCATTCCTTGCCAAACCGACTACTGAGAGCCTGAAGGCGGCGCAAGCTGCGTGGATTGAAGCACGCGAATGGTACGGCCAGACCGAAGCGTTTCGTTTCTATGCCGGCCCGATTGACGACGATGCAGGTCTGGAAGGCTTTATCAACGCATGGCCACTGGACGAAGTGTATATCGACTACGTGAAAGGCAAGCCCAAAGGCGGCATTATTAATAACCCCAAAGTCGCCATTACCGAAAAGCAATTGCGTGGCTTGAATGAACGCGGTGGCGAGCAAAACATCGCGACGGGCTGGCACGCGATCGAATTTTTACTCTGGGGTCAGGATCTGAGCAAAGACAGCGCCGGTCAGCGCCCTTATACCGATTACACCACGGCACCGAATGCCGAGCGCCGCGCGCAATATTTGAAGCTGGTAACGCAAATGTTGGTCGATGATTTGGCGCGCGTGGAGCAGCAATGGCAAGCCAGCGGTAACAACTATCGCGCCAAATTTGTGAAGGGTGACCTCGATAGTATTAAGAAAATCTTTACCGGTATGGGCACTTTGAGCCGAGGCGAATTGGCGGGTCAGCGCATGGAAGTGGCGCTCGATACGCAAAATCAGGAAGACGAGCATTCGTGCTTTAGTGATAACACGCACCGCGATATTGTGACCGATGCCAAAGGCATCCAAAACGCGTGGGAAGGTCGTTATGTGCGCCGTTCTGGTGAAGTGCTTGAAGGCGCGAGCCTGAAACAATTGGTCGCACAGAAAAACGCCGAAATCGCGCAGCAAACCAGCAGCGATATCGATAACAGCGTCAAGCTGGCCGAAGCCATCCAAGCGCCATTTGATCGGGAAATCGTCGGCAAAAAAGACGCGCCCGGCCGCAAACGCGTGCAGGCCACTGTTGAGTCACTGAAAGCACAATCGAAAGATCTGGTGAACGCAGCCAAAGAGCTGGGCATCAAACGCCTGAATACCGGCGTGTAA
- a CDS encoding SPOR domain-containing protein: protein MSRDMKPNHRSSSNRSSNNNKSGGGSLFTGLLVGLFIGIAIAVAFALFLNRSGNPFGKDKTTPNDMLASSPETATAAPEILHPGNGKESVAVVTTAPVASKTAASKPVAANASEDRFDFYKMLPEVNESPKAAPKEVAVASAVVKPKPSASATATAEAAKPGWIQAGAFQNENDADNMKAKLALIGVESRIQTTEVPEKGVWHRVRIGPFANPAELEKTRSLLKTNGIDSSVVKGN from the coding sequence ATGAGCCGCGACATGAAGCCCAATCATCGCAGCAGCAGCAATCGTTCTAGCAATAACAATAAATCAGGCGGCGGTTCGCTATTTACCGGGCTACTGGTGGGTTTGTTTATCGGTATTGCCATTGCAGTTGCGTTTGCCCTGTTTTTAAATCGCAGCGGCAATCCATTTGGCAAAGACAAAACCACACCTAACGATATGCTGGCCTCTAGCCCTGAAACGGCGACCGCAGCACCTGAAATTTTGCACCCCGGCAATGGCAAGGAATCAGTCGCGGTCGTGACCACCGCGCCCGTGGCGAGTAAAACTGCGGCGAGCAAGCCTGTGGCTGCCAATGCCAGCGAAGATCGTTTTGATTTTTATAAAATGCTGCCTGAAGTGAACGAATCACCCAAAGCCGCACCTAAGGAAGTGGCAGTTGCTTCGGCCGTGGTGAAACCGAAACCAAGCGCATCGGCGACGGCCACTGCGGAAGCGGCAAAACCGGGCTGGATTCAGGCCGGTGCATTTCAAAATGAAAATGATGCCGACAATATGAAAGCCAAATTGGCCTTGATCGGCGTTGAATCGCGGATTCAAACGACAGAAGTGCCTGAAAAAGGCGTTTGGCATCGTGTACGGATTGGCCCTTTTGCCAACCCGGCCGAGCTGGAAAAAACCCGCAGTTTGCTCAAAACCAATGGCATCGATAGCTCGGTGGTCAAAGGTAATTAA